One genomic segment of Mobula hypostoma chromosome 2, sMobHyp1.1, whole genome shotgun sequence includes these proteins:
- the naxe gene encoding NAD(P)H-hydrate epimerase: MFGLRTLLSLGVFVSTRLAARGLRQGLSRGPGFLCPRTQWPEMSGQGNLSCPAPSGKALKYLGQEEAQNIDQELFTEYRFSVDQLMELAGLSCATAIAKAYPLSSLRKENPTVLIVCGPGNNGGDGLVCARHLKLFGYKPAIFYPKQSSKPLFQSLTTQCQKMDIPFLAEFPSEPALIDEVYNLVVDAIFGFSFKGEAREPFASILTILETVTIPIASVDIPSGWDVEKGNPKGIQPDMLISLTAPKKAASHFTGRYHFLGGRFVPAALEKKYSLNLPEYPGTECARQLL; the protein is encoded by the exons ATGTTTGGGCTCAGGACCCTCCTAAGCCTTGGCGTGTTCGTCTCGACGCGGCTGGCTGCCCGTGGCTTGAGGCAGGGACTCTCTCGGGGACCGGGCTTCCTCTGCCCTAGAACCCAGTGGCCAGAGATGTCCGGCCAGGGGAACCTCAGCTGCCCTGCCCCTAGCGGGAAAGCCCTGAAGTACCTGGG ACAGGAGGAGGCTCAGAATATTGACCAGGAGCTATTCACCGAGTACCGGTTCAGCGTGGACCAGTTGATGGAGCTGGCGGGTCTTAGCTGTGCCACTGCCATTGCCAAG GCATACCCACTGTCATCGCTACGGAAAGAAAACCCCACTGTGTTGATCGTGTGTGGACCGGGCAACAATGGCGGAGATGGACTTGTGTGCGCGAGGCATCTCAAGCTCTTT GGCTACAAACCAGCCATCTTCTACCCAAAACAGTCCAGTAAGCCTCTGTTCCAGTCACTCACCACACAATGCCAGAAAATGGACATCCCCTTCCTGGCAGAATTCCCATCTGAG CCTGCCCTTATTGACGAGGTCTACAACCTAGTGGTGGACGCCATCTTCGGGTTCAGCTTCAAGGGAGAAGCCCGTGAGCCCTTTGCCTCCATCCTGACTATACTGGAGACAGTGACCATCCCCATCGCCAGTGTGGACATCCCATCCG GTTGGGACGTGGAGAAGGGCAACCCGAAGGGGATCCAGCCCGACATGCTCATCTCGCTCACTGCCCCCAAGAAGGCAGCCAGCCACTTCACCGGACGCTACCACTTCCTGGGGGGCCGCTTCGTGCCCGCGGCCCTGGAGAAGAAGTACAGTCTCAACCTCCCAGAGTACCCTGGCACCGAGTGCGCCCGCCAGCTGCTGTGA